In Camelus ferus isolate YT-003-E chromosome 10, BCGSAC_Cfer_1.0, whole genome shotgun sequence, the following proteins share a genomic window:
- the DGKZ gene encoding LOW QUALITY PROTEIN: diacylglycerol kinase zeta (The sequence of the model RefSeq protein was modified relative to this genomic sequence to represent the inferred CDS: deleted 1 base in 1 codon), whose product MLPVSVPNSDPPAPAMETFFRRRFQRKAPGPGEGQRRPSGVGLPTGKARRRSPAGQASSSLVQRRRSSAQLQGCLLSCGVGAPRSSRRRSSTAPPACNPRFTVDEVPTPQPATVQAQLLGAPLLLAGLVGMDDDEEEEGVQEEEVTVASLSAAWPGTKGPGPPSHQGALPLLPVPRWRRRRASSHLLPADVVYDHALWGLHGYYRRLSQQRPSGQHPVPGSRRASGSTAGPGMPARMRPLSRRRQVALRRKSAGPQTWSALLVKAITKSGLQHLAPPPPAPGAPCSEPERQIRSTVDWSESATYGEHIWFETNVSGDFCYVGEQYCVAKMLQKSVSRRKCAACKIVVHTPCIEQLEKINFRCKPSFRESGSRNIREPTFVRHHWVHRRRQDGKCRHCGKGFQQKFTFHSKEIVAISCSWCKQAYHSKVSCFMLQQIEEPCSLGVHAAVVIPPTWILRARRPQNTLKASKKKKRASFKRKSSKKGPEEGRWRPFIIRPTPSPLMKPLLVFVNPKSGGNQGAKIIQSFLWYLNPRQVFDLSQGGPKEALEMYRRVHNLRILACGGDGTVGWILSTLDQLRLKPPPPVAILPLGTGNDLARTLNWGGGYTDEPVSKILSHVEEGNVVQLDRWDLRAEPNPEAGPEERDEGATDRLPLDVFNNYFSLGFDAHVTLEFHESREANPEKFNSRFRNKMFYAGTAFSDFLMGSSKDLAKHIRVVCDGTDLTPKIQDLKPQCIVFLNIPRYCAGTMPWGHPGEHHDFEPQRHDDGYLEVIGFTMTSLAALQVGGHGERLTQCREVLLTTSKAIPVQVDGEPCKLAASRIRIALRNQATMVQKAKRRSAAPLHSDQQPVPEQLQIQVSRVSMHDYEALHYDKEQLKEASVPLGTVVVPGDSDLELCRAHIERLRQEPEGAGAKSLTCQKLSPKWCFLDATTASRFYRIDRAQEHLNYVTEIAQDEIYILDPELLGASARPDLPTPTSPLPTSPCSPTPRSLPGDAAPPKGEELIEAARRNDFCKLQELHRAGGDLMHRDEWDRTLLHHAVSTGSKEVVRYLLDHAPTEILDAVEENGETCLHQAAALGQRTICHYIVEAGASLMKTDQQGNTPRQRAEKAQDTELAAYLENRQHYQMIQREDQETAV is encoded by the exons ATGCTCCCGGTCTCTGTGCCCAACAGCGACCCGCCTGCCCCTGCCATGGAGACCTTCTTTAGGAGACGCTTCCAGCGGAAGGCGCCAGGCCCTGGAGAGGGGCAGCGGCGGCCCAGTGGCGTGGGGCTGCCCACGGGCAAGGCCCGGCGTCGCTCGCCCGCCGGGCAGGCCTCCTCCTCGCTGGTGCAGCGGCGCCGCTCCAGTGCACAGCTCCAGGGCTGTCTCCTGAGCTGTGGCGTGGGGGCCCCACGCTCCAGCCGCCGGCGCTCCAGCACCGCACCCCCCGCCTGCAACCCCCGCTTCACCGTGGATGAGGTGCCCACCCCACAGCCTGCCACTGTCCAGGCCCAGCTTCTGGGCGCACCCCTGCTGTTGGCCGGGCTCGTGGGCATGGAcgatgatgaggaggaggagggggtccaggaggaggaggtgacagtTGCGTCACTGAGCGCTGCCTGGCCAGGCACCAAGGGACCAGGGCCACCCTCGCATCAGGGCGCCCTGCCCCTGCTGCCTGTTCCCCGCTGGCGCCGGCGCCGGGCATCCTCCCACCTGCTGCCCGCCGATGTGGTGTACGACCACGCCCTCTGGGGCCTGCACGGTTATTACCGGCGCCTCAGCCAGCAGCGGCCCTCAGGCCAACACCCCGTCCCTGGGAGCCGAAGAGCCTCGGGTTCCACAGCTGGTCCCGGGATGCCTGCCCGCATGCGCCCACTGTCCCGCAGGCGCCAGGTAGCCCTGCGCCGCAAGTCAGCCGGACCCCAGACCTGGAGTGCCCTGCTTGT GAAAGCCATCACCAAGTCGGGCCTCCAGCACCTGGCAccgcctcctcctgctcctggggcCCCGTGCAGTGAGCCTGAGCGGCAGATCCGGAGCACTGTGGACTGGAGC GAGTCGGCAACGTATGGGGAGCATATATGGTTTGAGACCAACGTGTCGGGGGACTTCTGCTATGTTGGAGAGCAATACTGTGTTGCTAAGATGCTG CAGAAATCAGTGTCCCGGAGAAAGTGTGCCGCCTGCAAGATTGTGGTGCACACCCCCTGCATTGAACAGCTGGAGAAG ATAAATTTCCGCTGTAAGCCATCCTTCCGTGAATCAGGCTCCAGGAATATCCGTGAG CCAACCTTTGTGCGGCACCACTGGGTACACAGGCGACGCCAGGATGGCAAGTGTCGGCACTGTGGGAAG GGCTTCCAGCAGAAGTTCACCTTCCACAGCAAGGAGATCGTGGCCATCAGCTGCTCCTGGTGCAAGCAAGCA TACCACAGCAAGGTGTCCTGCTTCATGCTGCAGCAGATTGAGGAGCCATGCTCCCTGGGGGTCCATGCTGCCGTGGTCATCCCACCCACCTGGATCCTCCGTGCCCGCAGGCCCCAG AATACCCTCAAAgcaagcaagaagaaaaagagggcaTCCTTCAAGAGGAAATCGAGCAAGAAAGGGCCTGAG GAGGGCCGCTGGAGACCCTTCATCATCAGGCCTACCCCATCCCCCCTTATGAAGCCCCTGCTGGTGTTTGTGAACCCCAAGAGTGGGGGCAACCAG GGCGCCAAGATCATCCAGTCCTTCCTCTGGTATCTCAATCCCCGGCAAGTCTTTGACCTGAGCCAGGGAGGACCCAAGGAGGC GCTGGAGATGTACCGCCGAGTGCACAACCTGCGGATCCTGGCATGCGGAGGGGACGGCACG GTCGGCTGGATCCTCTCCACCCTCGACCAGCTGCgcctaaaaccaccaccacctgtCGCCATCCTGCCTCTGGGCACTGGCAACGACTTGGCCCGCACCCTCAACTGGGGCGGG gGCTACACAGATGAGCCTGTGTCCAAGATCCTGTCTCATGTGGAGGAGGGCAACGTGGTACAGCTGGACCGCTGGGACCTCCGTGCTGAGCCCAACCCTGAGGCGGGGCCTGAGGAGCGAGATGAGGGCGCCACCGACCGG CTGCCTCTGGATGTCTTCAACAACTACTTCAGCCTGGGCTTTGATGCCCACGTCACCCTGGAGTTTCACGAGTCTCGAG AGGCCAACCCAGAGAAATTCAACAGCCGCTTTCGGAACAAGATGTTCTATGCCGGG ACAGCCTTCTCCGACTTCCTAATGGGCAGCTCCAAGGACTTGGCCAAGCACATACGTGTGGTG TGTGATGGGACAGACCTGACCCCCAAAATTCAGGACCTGAAACCCCAGTGCATTGTTTTCCTGAACATCCccag GTACTGTGCAGGCACCATGCCCTGGGGCCACCCTGGGGAGCACCATGACTTTGAGCCCCAACGGCACGATGATGGCTACCTCGAGGTCATTGGCTTTACCATGACGTCCCTG GCAGCACTGCAGGTGGGCGGGCACGGAGAGCGGCTGACACAGTGCCGAGAGGTGCTGCTCACCACATCCAAGGCCATCCCAGTCCAGGTGGATGGTGAACCCTGCAAGCTCGCAGCCTCACGCATTCGTATCGCCCTACGCAACCAGGCCACTATGGTGCAGAAGGCAAAGCGGCGGAGTGCCGCCCCACTGCACAGCGA CCAGCAGCCGGTGCCGGAGCAGCTGCAGATCCAGGTGAGCAGGGTCAGCATGCACGACTACGAGGCCCTGCACTACGATAAGGAGCAGCTCAAAGAGGCCT CTGTGCCACTGGGCACTGTGGTGGTCCCAGGAGACAGTGACCTGGAGCTGTGCCGCGCCCACATCGAGAGGCTCCGGCAG GAGCCCGAAGGTGCTGGAGCCAAGTCCCTGACGTGCCAGAAACTGTCCCCCAAGTGGTGCTTCCTGGATG CTACCACTGCCAGCCGCTTCTACAGAATCGACCGGGCCCAG GAACACCTCAACTATGTGACTGAGATCGCACAGGACGAGATTTATATCCTGGACCCTGAGCTGCTGGGGGCATCTGCTCGGCCTGACCTCCCAACCCctacttcccctctccccacctcgcCCTGCTCGCCCACGCCCCG GTCACTGCCAGGGGATGCTGCGCCCCCTAAAG GTGAAGAGCTGATTGAGGCCGCCAGGAGGAACGATTTCTGTAAG CTCCAGGAGCTGCACCGAGCTGGGGGTGACCTCATGCACCGTGACGAG TGGGACCGCACACTCTTGCACCACGCGGTCAGCACTGGCAGCAAGGAAGTGGTCCGCTACCTGCTGGACCACG CCCCCACAGAGATCCTTGATGCTGTGGAGGAAAA TGGGGAGACTTGTCTGCACCAGGCGGCAGCCCTGGGCCAGCGCACCATCTGCCACTACATTGTGGAGGCCGGGGCCTCGCTCATGAAGACTGACCAGCAG GGCAACACTCCCCGGCAGCGGGCTGAGAAGGCTCAGGACACCGAACTGGCTGCGTATCTGGAGAACCGGCAGCACTACCAGATGATCCAGAGGGAGGACCAGGAAACGGCTGTGTAG
- the MDK gene encoding midkine isoform X2 — protein sequence MQRRGFLLLAFLSLLALTSAVAKKKDKVKKGGPGSECAEWTWGPCTPSSKDCGVGFREGTCGVQTQRIRCRVPCNWKKEFGADCKYKFESWGACDGGTGTKARQGTLKKARYNAQCQETIRVTKPCSPKTKAKAKAKKGKGKD from the exons ATGCAGCGCCGAGGCTTCCTCCTCCTcgccttcctctccctgctggcGCTCACCTCCGCGGTGGCCAAAAAGAAAG ACAAAGTGAAGAAGGGCGGCCCGGGGAGCGAGTGCGCGGAGTGGACCTGGGGACCCTGCACCCCCAGCAGCAAGGACTGCGGCGTGGGTTTCCGTGAGGGCACCTGCGGGGTTCAGACGCAGCGCATCCGGTGCCGGGTGCCCTGTAACTGGAAGAAGGAGTTTGGAG CCGACTGCAAGTACAAGTTTGAGAGCTGGGGGGCGTGTGACGGGGGCACAGGCACCAAAGCCCGCCAAGGAACCCTGAAGAAGGCTCGGTACAATGCCCAGTGCCAGGAGACCATCCGCGTGACTAAGCCCTGCAGCCCCAAGACCAAAGCCAAGGCCAAAG ccaagaaagggaaggggaaggactAG
- the MDK gene encoding midkine isoform X1 yields MRDPAPGPGTHPGLCSPSRSPPKARQLGRMQRRGFLLLAFLSLLALTSAVAKKKDKVKKGGPGSECAEWTWGPCTPSSKDCGVGFREGTCGVQTQRIRCRVPCNWKKEFGADCKYKFESWGACDGGTGTKARQGTLKKARYNAQCQETIRVTKPCSPKTKAKAKAKKGKGKD; encoded by the exons ATGCGGGACCCCGCGCCGGGACCTGGGACTCACCCAGGGCTCTGTTCTCCCTCCCGGTCTCCACCTAAGGCTCGGCAACTGGGAAG GATGCAGCGCCGAGGCTTCCTCCTCCTcgccttcctctccctgctggcGCTCACCTCCGCGGTGGCCAAAAAGAAAG ACAAAGTGAAGAAGGGCGGCCCGGGGAGCGAGTGCGCGGAGTGGACCTGGGGACCCTGCACCCCCAGCAGCAAGGACTGCGGCGTGGGTTTCCGTGAGGGCACCTGCGGGGTTCAGACGCAGCGCATCCGGTGCCGGGTGCCCTGTAACTGGAAGAAGGAGTTTGGAG CCGACTGCAAGTACAAGTTTGAGAGCTGGGGGGCGTGTGACGGGGGCACAGGCACCAAAGCCCGCCAAGGAACCCTGAAGAAGGCTCGGTACAATGCCCAGTGCCAGGAGACCATCCGCGTGACTAAGCCCTGCAGCCCCAAGACCAAAGCCAAGGCCAAAG ccaagaaagggaaggggaaggactAG
- the CHRM4 gene encoding muscarinic acetylcholine receptor M4: MANFTPVNGSSSNQSVRLVTSSHNRYETVEMVFIATVTGSLSLVTVVGNILVMLSIKVNRQLQTVNNYFLFSLACADLIIGAFSMNLYTVYIIKGYWPLGAVVCDLWLALDYVVSNASVMNLLIISFDRYFCVTKPLTYPARRTTKMAGLMIAAAWVLSFVLWAPAILFWQFVVGKRTVPDNQCFIQFLSNPAVTFGTAIAAFYLPVVIMTVLYIHISLASRSRVHKHRPEGPKEKKAKTLAFLKSPLMKQSVKKPPPGEAARGELRNGKLEEAPPPVLPPPPRPMTDKDTSNESSSGSATQNTKERPPTELSTTEATTPATPAPPLQPRTLNPASKWSKIQIVTKQTGNECVTAIEIVPATPAGMRPAANVARKFASIARNQVRKKRQMAARERKVTRTIFAILLAFILTWTPYNVMVLVNTFCQSCIPDTVWSIGYWLCYVNSTINPACYALCNATFKKTFRHLLLCQYRNIGTAR, encoded by the coding sequence ATGGCGAACTTCACACCAGTCAATGGCAGCTCCAGCAATCAGTCTGTGCGCCTGGTCACATCATCCCATAACCGCTATGAGACCGTGGAGATGGTGTTCATTGCCACCGTGACAGGCTCGCTGAGCCTGGTGACTGTTGTGGGCAACATCCTGGTGATGCTGTCCATCAAAGTCAACAGGCAGCTGCAGACAGTCAACAACTACTTCCTCTTCAGCCTGGCATGTGCCGATCTCATCATAGGCGCTTTCTCCATGAACCTCTACACCGTGTACATCATCAAGGGCTACTGGCCCCTGGGCGCCGTGGTCTGTGACCTGTGGCTGGCCCTGGACTACGTGGTGAGCAACGCCTCAGTCATGAACCTGCTCATCATCAGCTTTGACCGGTACTTCTGCGTCACCAAGCCCCTCACTTACCCAGCGCGGCGCACCACCAAGATGGCGGGCCTCATGATTGCCGCTGCCTGGGTCCTGTCCTTCGTGCTCTGGGCACCTGCCATCTTGTTCTGGCAGTTTGTGGTGGGCAAGCGGACGGTGCCGGATAACCAGTGCTTCATCCAGTTCCTGTCCAACCCGGCGGTGACCTTCGGCACGGCCATCGCTGCCTTCTACCTGCCTGTGGTCATCATGACGGTGCTCTACATCCACATCTCCCTGGCCAGTCGCAGCCGAGTTCATAAGCACCGGCCAGAAGGCCCAAAGGAGAAGAAGGCCAAGACCCTGGCCTTCCTCAAGAGCCCCCTGATGAAGCAGAGTGTCAAGAAACCGCCCCCAGGAGAAGCTGCTCGTGGGGAGCTGCGCAACGGGAAGCTAGAGGAGGCCCCTCCGCCCGTTCTGCCACCCCCGCCGCGCCCGATGACTGACAAAGACACCTCCAATGAGTCCAGCTCGGGCAGCGCCACCCAGAACACCAAGGAACGACCACCTACGGAGCTGTCAACCACAGAGGCCACCACGCCTGCCACTCCCGCCCCTCCCCTACAGCCGCGGACCCTCAATCCAGCCTCCAAATGGTCCAAGATCCAGATTGTGACGAAACAGACAGGCAACGAGTGTGTGACAGCCATCGAGATTGTGCCGGCCACACCAGCTGGCATGCGTCCGGCGGCCAATGTGGCACGCAAGTTTGCCAGCATCGCCCGCAACCAGGTGCGCAAGAAGCGGCAGATGGCAGCCCGGGAGCGCAAGGTGACTCGGACCATCTTTGCCATTCTCCTGGCCTTCATCCTCACCTGGACGCCCTACAACGTTATGGTCCTGGTGAACACCTTCTGCCAGAGCTGCATCCCTGACACTGTGTGGTCCATTGGCTACTGGCTCTGCTACGTTAACAGCACCATCAACCCGGCCTGCTATGCCCTCTGCAACGCCACCTTTAAAAAGACTTTCAGGCACCTGCTGCTATGCCAGTATCGGAACATCGGCACTGCCAGGTAG